In Citrus sinensis cultivar Valencia sweet orange chromosome 3, DVS_A1.0, whole genome shotgun sequence, the sequence CAATTAAGAATGTGGCAAAAAAGGATGCTTTAGAGAATGGTAGATTATTCTAATTGTGTTGTAAGATATTTGTACCTTCATAAATTCCAATTTCAGGTGCTCAGCCATTTCGTAATTCTTAATGATTCGGAAAAGGGTTGTGATAATATCGGTAGGGGAGTAACCCAAATCATAGAGCTGCTTTAGACCAGAACAAGCATCATCAAATTTCCCCTCAAGCACATTGCGGACCATATTCTTCACATGCAATGGATGAGGCTGGTCACAGACCTACAAAACGAATTTACCATATTATTAAGTTCCTTTGataacatatttattataaaatcatggggttttcaaaattctaacCTTGAAAACATTTTCTTGGTTAACAAACCGAAAACCACTGTATGTAGCTTGCAAGTTGTTCAATGCCTGCCTCATATCACCGTCAGCGGTGAAAATAATTGCTTCAAGACCTTCAGGTACATAAGGAACCTTCAATTTACAAAGACCGGTCCATTGTTATCAAATATCAACACTTAAATGTTCCATGGACTAAGgtaaaatttctaatttctaaCAAAGTTACttctttgaaatataaattgaacaaGAAGAAACCCTGCAATGCACATTCTCCCATTTGAACATCATCCAGTCTCAGTTAATAACATGTCACATGAGGAGCTCAAAATTTACAGAAGTTTCAATGCTTTGTCCATTGTCAAGAAATGTGGTCTCCAGCCCAAAggttttttggcctttttacCCATTACTAGTAGTAACAAAACATGTCTTTCTAAGTTGAAAAGGCAAACAGATGCAGTTTCTTGATTAAAATGAATACTGAATTTGTCACAGACACTAATAGCTGCAAGGGATTTATGTTCCTAATCCCAACAATCGAGTTAAAAGCATAACACTATGTCAACAAGAATGAACCTATATCACTATATCAGAATACTAGCTGTTCTGAGCTTTTAAAAAGATTAACACTTGCGCTAATATATGTGGATTAGGAAATGTCATCACAAATGGAAGAAATCAGTACCTTTTCTTCTTGAACCACCACCATGAGGCGGCTAAGTATCTCTTCGTCAGATAATCTCGAAAATCGAACAATGGCACATCTACTCTGAATAGGCTCGATAATTTTAGAAGATATATTGCAGGCAAGAGCAAACCGAGTGGAGTTTGAATAAATTTCCATTGTACGCCTCAGTGCTTGTTGTGCACCAGCTGTCATGCTAAATTCAGTCGAATATGCAGCCAAAATAGGGACagaatattaaatgaataagctgtaaacaaaaataatgttaaaaaat encodes:
- the LOC102617383 gene encoding replication factor C subunit 2, which translates into the protein MASSSSSSSAYDIPWVEKYRPTKVCDIVGNLDAVARLGIIARDGNMPNLILAGPPGTGKTTSILALAHELLGPNYREAVMELNASDDRGIDVVRNKIKMFAQKKVTLPPGKHKVVVLDEADSMTAGAQQALRRTMEIYSNSTRFALACNISSKIIEPIQSRCAIVRFSRLSDEEILSRLMVVVQEEKVPYVPEGLEAIIFTADGDMRQALNNLQATYSGFRFVNQENVFKVCDQPHPLHVKNMVRNVLEGKFDDACSGLKQLYDLGYSPTDIITTLFRIIKNYEMAEHLKLEFMKEAGFAHMRICDGVGSYLQLCGLLAKLSIVRETAKAV